GCCAAGCCATCATGTTGTGCACCTCCTGCTATTCGTGCAAGGTTCGATGCCCGAGGAAGATCCCGGTTGTTGATGTGATGCACGGGTTGGCCAATTACGCCCTGCGCCAGGGTTTCGTCCCCCGGAAGAACACATCCGTTTTTGGCGGCGAATTCTGGCGGCAGATCTATAAATTGGGTCGTATCGACGAAAAGGACCTCTCACGGCGTTATTTCTTCGCCGACGGACTCGTCCCTGGCATCAAGAACAGTCTGGAAATGATGGATATGGGGCTTCAGATGCTTCTGCACAAGCGCATGAAGCTCTTGCCCGAGCGTCCGATCAAGGGCATTAAGGCCCTGCGAAGGATGCTGGACAAG
The Desulfatiglans anilini DSM 4660 DNA segment above includes these coding regions:
- a CDS encoding 4Fe-4S dicluster domain-containing protein; this translates as MGKIENKGGGRPVGYNTSFAEEVFRNVDFGEEIKMCMQCGVCAASCPLSLKMDFSPRKIFTLIRAGKREEVLGSQAIMLCTSCYSCKVRCPRKIPVVDVMHGLANYALRQGFVPRKNTSVFGGEFWRQIYKLGRIDEKDLSRRYFFADGLVPGIKNSLEMMDMGLQMLLHKRMKLLPERPIKGIKALRRMLDKAEQMGKGGARA